The following are from one region of the Streptomyces decoyicus genome:
- a CDS encoding ATP-grasp domain-containing protein, whose translation MNEKNIFVIGLNDANLPTLREVPGAGKYRFHGLLTMEELQVGEVSVPGLLDKAQGVLDSFDGSIDAIVGYWDFPVSTLVPILSERYGTRSTGLESVVKCEHKYWSRLEQQRVITEHPRFGRVDLDSEDPKPPEGVRFPMWLKPALSYSSELAFGVKNEEEFRAAVAEIREGISRVGRPFEYILDQLELPPEMEGVGGQVCLAEEAISGIQVAVEGYVHNGEVTVYGTLDSINYPDSSSFLRHQYPSALPDPVVRRLRDVSVRVMRQIGMDSATFSIEYFYDPQTDEINLLEINPRHSQSHAELFAYVDGVPNHHCMLSLALGEDPSLPDGGGPYTHAAKWYFRWFADGLVHSVPTQDEVDRIERDIPGVRLHMVPDEGQRLSRMPEQDSYSFELAHIFTGGDSEEDMQEKYDRCVAALSHVLTATAPDDALEQNAG comes from the coding sequence GTGAACGAGAAGAACATTTTTGTGATTGGCCTGAACGATGCCAATCTGCCGACCTTGCGAGAGGTCCCCGGGGCGGGGAAGTACCGCTTTCACGGTCTGCTGACCATGGAGGAGTTGCAGGTCGGCGAGGTGTCAGTCCCTGGGTTGCTGGATAAGGCGCAGGGCGTGCTGGACAGCTTCGACGGCAGTATCGACGCGATCGTCGGCTACTGGGACTTTCCCGTCAGCACACTCGTACCCATCCTGAGCGAGCGTTACGGCACGCGCAGCACCGGCCTGGAGTCGGTGGTCAAGTGCGAGCACAAGTACTGGAGCCGGCTGGAACAGCAGAGGGTCATCACAGAACACCCCCGGTTCGGCCGGGTCGATCTGGACTCCGAGGACCCGAAGCCTCCGGAGGGGGTCCGCTTCCCGATGTGGCTGAAGCCGGCCCTGTCCTACTCCTCGGAGCTGGCCTTCGGCGTGAAGAACGAAGAAGAGTTCCGCGCCGCAGTGGCAGAGATTCGTGAGGGCATCAGCCGCGTCGGCCGGCCGTTCGAGTACATCCTCGACCAGCTCGAGCTACCTCCGGAGATGGAGGGCGTGGGCGGACAGGTGTGTCTGGCCGAAGAAGCGATATCCGGCATCCAGGTCGCGGTGGAGGGATACGTCCACAACGGCGAAGTGACCGTCTACGGGACGCTGGACTCCATCAACTATCCGGACAGCTCGTCCTTCCTGCGCCACCAGTACCCTTCCGCCCTTCCTGACCCCGTGGTGCGGCGGCTGCGCGATGTCTCCGTGCGGGTGATGCGGCAGATCGGCATGGACTCGGCCACCTTCAGCATCGAGTACTTCTACGACCCGCAGACCGACGAGATCAACCTTCTGGAGATCAACCCGCGCCACTCCCAGTCGCACGCGGAACTCTTCGCATACGTCGACGGCGTACCCAACCACCACTGCATGCTCAGCCTCGCCCTCGGCGAAGATCCCAGTCTGCCCGACGGCGGCGGCCCCTATACGCATGCCGCCAAGTGGTATTTCCGGTGGTTCGCGGACGGTCTGGTGCACAGCGTGCCCACACAGGACGAAGTCGACCGCATCGAGCGGGACATCCCCGGCGTCCGGCTGCACATGGTCCCTGACGAGGGCCAGCGTCTGTCACGGATGCCGGAGCAGGACAGCTACAGCTTCGAACTGGCCCACATCTTCACCGGAGGGGACAGTGAGGAAGACATGCAGGAGAAGTATGACCGCTGTGTGGCCGCCCTCAGTCACGTCCTGACGGCGACCGCTCCCGACGACGCGCTTGAGCAGAACGCAGGCTGA
- a CDS encoding CocE/NonD family hydrolase, with product MRFVSNLPYKTTEEEHVTIPMSDGTRLSARIWRPISSDQQPVPAVLEYIPYRKRDLSAVRDSIHHPYLAGHGYACVRVDLRGTGESEGVLRDEYLEQEQADAEEVLAWLADQPWCDGSTGMMGISWGAFAALQVAARRPPSLRAIVIASFTDDRYADDMHYMGGALLSDNLAEAGTMFAYATCPPDPAVVGERWREMWHERLENTKPWALEWLRHQRRDAYWEHASVCENYQDVRCPVLASSGWADGYSNAVTRLLSHLDVPRKGLIGPWSHKFPHLGEPGPAIGYLQEVVAWWDHWLKGVDNGVMDGPMLQTWMQDSVPPSTSYEDRPGRWVGEPTWPSPHIQPVTHPLSRHRIGAPATEPSGDDAEEGDGLTVQSPLSVGQFAGKWASYNAPPDLPYDQREEDGGSLVFDTDVLTDPVEILGSPTVELDLSVSEPVAMVAARLSDVAPDGQATRVTYGLLNLTHRNATGAPETLEPGTRYRATVQLNGVAQAFPPGHRIRLSLSTSYWPLAWPPPKPVLLTVHEGSSSLTLPVRPTREPDHLPQRPFGEPEGAPPLASTQLTAPEQRWEVKRDLVGYNSELEIVKDRGMVRLDDIALDTGLRAYERYSAVADDFTSVSGEAAWTMRFQRDNWDVRVETRTVLRCNASEFFVDATLDGFENDRRVFSRTWNETLPRDHL from the coding sequence ATGCGCTTCGTGAGCAACCTGCCCTACAAGACGACGGAAGAAGAACACGTCACCATCCCCATGTCCGACGGCACCCGCCTGTCGGCACGGATCTGGCGGCCGATCTCCTCGGACCAGCAACCGGTCCCGGCGGTACTGGAGTACATCCCCTACCGCAAGCGCGACCTGTCCGCCGTCCGCGACTCCATCCACCACCCCTACCTCGCCGGCCACGGCTATGCCTGTGTCCGTGTGGACCTGCGCGGCACCGGCGAGTCCGAGGGGGTGCTGCGGGACGAGTACCTGGAGCAGGAACAGGCCGACGCCGAGGAGGTCCTTGCCTGGCTGGCGGACCAGCCCTGGTGCGACGGCAGCACCGGCATGATGGGCATTTCCTGGGGCGCCTTCGCCGCGCTCCAGGTCGCTGCGCGACGGCCGCCGAGCCTGCGCGCCATCGTCATCGCTTCCTTCACCGATGACCGGTACGCCGACGACATGCACTACATGGGCGGAGCCCTGCTTTCCGACAATCTGGCCGAGGCGGGCACCATGTTCGCCTACGCCACCTGCCCGCCGGACCCGGCCGTTGTCGGCGAGCGCTGGCGCGAGATGTGGCACGAGCGGCTGGAGAACACCAAGCCCTGGGCGCTGGAATGGCTGCGCCACCAGCGCCGCGACGCGTACTGGGAGCACGCTTCCGTCTGCGAGAACTATCAGGACGTGCGCTGCCCGGTTCTCGCCTCCAGCGGCTGGGCCGACGGATACTCCAACGCCGTGACACGGCTGCTGTCCCACTTGGACGTACCGCGCAAGGGGCTGATCGGCCCGTGGTCGCACAAGTTCCCCCACCTGGGCGAGCCCGGCCCCGCCATCGGCTACCTACAGGAAGTCGTGGCCTGGTGGGACCACTGGCTCAAGGGTGTCGACAACGGCGTCATGGACGGCCCCATGCTGCAGACATGGATGCAGGACAGCGTTCCGCCGTCCACGTCCTACGAAGACCGGCCCGGCCGTTGGGTGGGCGAGCCGACCTGGCCCTCCCCCCACATCCAGCCCGTCACCCACCCCCTCAGCCGGCACCGCATCGGCGCTCCGGCCACGGAACCTTCCGGCGACGACGCTGAGGAAGGTGATGGCCTGACCGTGCAATCGCCGCTCTCCGTAGGGCAGTTCGCCGGCAAGTGGGCCTCCTACAACGCGCCACCGGACCTCCCCTACGACCAGCGCGAGGAGGACGGCGGCTCACTCGTCTTCGACACCGACGTCCTCACCGACCCGGTCGAGATCCTCGGTTCCCCCACCGTCGAACTGGACCTGTCGGTCAGCGAACCGGTGGCGATGGTGGCCGCCCGGCTCTCCGACGTCGCACCCGACGGCCAGGCCACCCGCGTCACCTACGGACTCCTGAACCTCACCCACCGCAACGCCACCGGGGCACCCGAAACACTGGAGCCCGGAACGCGCTACCGGGCAACGGTCCAGCTCAACGGCGTCGCCCAGGCCTTTCCGCCCGGCCATCGCATCCGGCTGTCGCTGTCCACGTCCTATTGGCCGCTGGCCTGGCCGCCGCCCAAGCCGGTCCTCCTCACCGTCCACGAGGGATCCAGCAGCCTCACACTTCCGGTGCGGCCCACGCGGGAGCCCGACCACCTCCCGCAGCGCCCCTTCGGTGAACCCGAGGGCGCGCCTCCCCTCGCCAGCACCCAGCTGACGGCCCCGGAGCAGCGCTGGGAGGTCAAGCGTGACCTGGTCGGCTACAACTCCGAGCTGGAGATCGTGAAGGATCGCGGCATGGTCCGGCTGGACGATATTGCCTTGGATACGGGGCTCCGTGCCTACGAGCGGTATTCGGCTGTCGCCGATGACTTCACCTCCGTCTCGGGCGAGGCGGCATGGACCATGCGTTTCCAGCGCGACAACTGGGACGTGCGGGTCGAGACCCGTACCGTACTGCGGTGCAATGCGTCGGAGTTCTTCGTAGACGCCACCTTGGACGGTTTCGAGAACGACCGCCGGGTGTTCTCCCGCACCTGGAACGAGACCCTGCCGCGCGACCATCTGTGA
- a CDS encoding FUSC family protein, translated as MAGCAGQAEPSEAGRFARIGRWWSRALGSDGYERHTALLVGKSTLAATIAWVISHNLLNAQSPAFAPFSAVLIMQVTIYQSLVQSLRYVGAVVAGVAVQIALGFLVGPEVVTFALVALVALMIGRWPALGAQGGQVPTAAFFAFSTYTSATGYPEKITQLGQIVLLVLIGSVVALAVNLAVFPPMRFRSAEYSVRALAHALCDLLGDIHPVLSAGELEEEQTEQWRARAAQTGELITQARAGMRTARESLYYNPRRLFRRHRGRTGFENYGAVLEALERTLYQAASLTRSLDQWRDTETSYNYRAFLERYSTFLASIADSARLLSSLDEDHLADQAEELCQLTDRAQRYRRQVTEQAESDGLPLADPTRPYGVLVVEATRLMEEFQHTSDVLRRYADE; from the coding sequence ATGGCTGGCTGCGCGGGCCAGGCGGAACCGTCGGAGGCAGGCCGGTTCGCCCGGATCGGTCGGTGGTGGAGTCGGGCCCTGGGGTCGGACGGCTATGAACGTCATACGGCGTTGTTGGTCGGCAAGAGCACGCTGGCCGCGACGATCGCGTGGGTGATCTCCCACAATCTGTTGAACGCGCAGTCGCCGGCGTTCGCACCGTTCTCCGCGGTGTTGATCATGCAGGTCACCATCTACCAGTCGCTGGTGCAGTCACTACGTTATGTCGGTGCGGTGGTGGCCGGAGTGGCCGTACAGATCGCCCTGGGCTTCCTGGTGGGACCTGAGGTGGTCACATTCGCGTTGGTGGCTCTGGTCGCCCTGATGATCGGGCGGTGGCCGGCCTTGGGGGCGCAGGGCGGTCAGGTGCCCACGGCGGCGTTCTTCGCCTTCTCCACCTACACCTCCGCCACGGGGTATCCGGAAAAGATCACCCAGCTGGGACAGATCGTCCTCCTCGTCCTCATCGGGTCCGTCGTGGCCCTCGCGGTGAACCTCGCGGTCTTCCCGCCGATGCGGTTTCGAAGCGCCGAATACAGCGTCCGCGCCCTCGCGCACGCCTTGTGTGATCTGCTCGGAGACATCCATCCCGTGCTGTCCGCAGGCGAACTGGAGGAGGAGCAGACCGAGCAGTGGCGCGCTCGGGCTGCTCAGACCGGTGAGCTGATCACTCAGGCCCGGGCCGGCATGCGCACGGCGCGGGAAAGCCTCTACTACAACCCGCGCCGCCTCTTTCGCCGCCATCGCGGACGCACCGGTTTCGAAAACTACGGGGCCGTGCTGGAAGCGCTGGAGCGGACGCTGTATCAGGCTGCCTCCCTCACCCGCAGCCTCGATCAGTGGCGCGACACCGAGACCAGCTACAACTACCGCGCATTCCTCGAGCGCTACAGCACGTTCCTGGCGTCCATCGCCGACAGCGCCCGGCTCCTCAGCTCCCTGGACGAGGACCACTTGGCTGACCAGGCCGAAGAACTGTGCCAACTAACGGACCGGGCCCAGCGATACCGCCGGCAGGTAACTGAACAAGCAGAGAGCGACGGTCTGCCACTCGCCGACCCCACCCGCCCGTACGGCGTACTCGTCGTGGAGGCCACCCGGCTGATGGAAGAGTTCCAGCACACCAGCGACGTACTCCGGCGCTACGCCGACGAGTAG
- a CDS encoding maleate cis-trans isomerase family protein, whose protein sequence is MTDPDNAQGARGSHPRSRVGVVASFDFDRDREIWRWAPESASLFIARTDPVTFSDNLELVSSLNRPGCVDRPTREVCAIGSQVVTYLCTACSFVGGAAGERTLRKAIRAAGAPQALTSAGSVVAALRALEARRIAVVHPYEPPVGRRLQEYLAGEGLEVLSLTDLGLGSVHEIYDVSYEQVTAAVRAGDHPRADAVFISCTALPTYDLIAPLEEELGKPVVTVNQATIWAALRAVGERAVGPRQRLLTV, encoded by the coding sequence ATGACAGACCCGGACAACGCGCAGGGTGCGCGCGGCTCGCACCCCCGGTCCAGGGTGGGGGTGGTCGCTTCGTTCGACTTCGACCGGGACCGGGAGATCTGGCGCTGGGCGCCGGAGTCGGCCTCGCTGTTCATCGCGCGTACCGACCCTGTGACGTTCTCCGACAACCTCGAACTGGTCTCGTCCCTCAACCGCCCTGGGTGCGTCGATCGGCCCACCCGTGAGGTCTGCGCGATCGGCTCCCAGGTCGTCACCTACCTTTGCACGGCGTGCAGTTTTGTGGGGGGCGCCGCCGGCGAACGGACACTTCGCAAGGCCATCCGCGCCGCAGGTGCCCCACAGGCGCTGACCTCGGCCGGGTCGGTGGTGGCAGCCTTGCGCGCATTGGAGGCTCGGCGCATCGCCGTGGTGCACCCCTACGAGCCACCTGTGGGCAGGCGGCTGCAGGAGTACCTGGCCGGCGAGGGACTGGAGGTGCTCTCCCTCACCGACCTCGGTCTGGGCTCCGTCCACGAGATCTACGATGTGTCCTATGAGCAGGTGACCGCGGCGGTCCGGGCCGGGGATCACCCGCGAGCGGACGCCGTGTTCATCAGCTGCACGGCGTTACCGACCTACGACCTCATCGCCCCATTGGAGGAGGAGCTCGGCAAGCCCGTCGTCACGGTCAACCAGGCCACGATCTGGGCGGCCCTGCGCGCGGTGGGCGAGCGCGCAGTCGGGCCTCGTCAACGATTGCTGACCGTGTGA